The proteins below come from a single Caulobacter flavus genomic window:
- a CDS encoding RluA family pseudouridine synthase, with protein sequence MSPARRGCEGAVKRVADAEDDIEDLLDASQADEAGEAGERRLQGRLDGDLVGQRLDKALAVLFDTLSRARLQALMAENRVFRLDADGQPRAVTNGSAKALAGDYLVVEPPPAPAIPEPEAIPLSVLYEDAHLIVLDKPAGMAVHPAPGSETGTLVNALLHHCGDSLSGVGGVARPGIVHRLDKETSGVMVAAKSDAAHRGLSALFAAHDIDRMYVALVRGAPHPSSGTVETRLGRSPHDRKKMAVLKSGGREAVTHYKVERTFGGDKPLAARVSCRLETGRTHQIRVHMASKGSPCLGDPVYGGGAPAAPVKAVLVETAFSRQALHAALLGFVHPVTGETLRFETPLPPDMAAVQAGLEGL encoded by the coding sequence ATGTCGCCCGCGCGACGGGGTTGTGAAGGAGCCGTGAAACGAGTGGCCGACGCCGAGGACGACATCGAGGACCTGCTGGACGCGTCGCAAGCCGACGAGGCCGGCGAGGCGGGCGAACGCCGCCTGCAGGGCCGGCTCGACGGCGACCTCGTCGGCCAGCGGCTCGACAAGGCCCTGGCCGTGCTTTTCGACACGCTGTCCCGCGCCCGGCTGCAGGCCCTGATGGCCGAGAACCGCGTCTTCCGCCTCGACGCCGACGGCCAGCCGCGAGCGGTGACCAATGGTTCGGCCAAGGCCCTGGCCGGCGACTATCTGGTGGTCGAGCCGCCGCCCGCCCCGGCGATCCCCGAGCCCGAGGCCATCCCGCTGAGCGTGCTCTACGAGGACGCCCACCTGATCGTGCTCGACAAGCCGGCCGGCATGGCCGTGCACCCGGCCCCCGGCAGCGAGACCGGCACCCTGGTCAACGCCCTGCTGCACCACTGCGGCGACAGCCTGTCGGGCGTCGGCGGCGTGGCGCGTCCCGGCATCGTCCATCGCCTGGACAAGGAGACCTCCGGCGTCATGGTCGCGGCCAAGAGCGACGCGGCCCATCGCGGCCTGTCGGCCCTGTTCGCCGCGCACGACATCGACCGCATGTACGTGGCCCTGGTGCGCGGCGCGCCCCATCCCTCGTCGGGCACGGTCGAGACCCGCCTGGGCCGCTCGCCCCACGACCGCAAGAAGATGGCGGTGCTGAAGAGCGGCGGCCGCGAGGCGGTCACCCACTACAAGGTCGAGCGCACCTTCGGCGGCGACAAACCGCTGGCCGCCCGCGTCTCGTGCCGGCTGGAGACGGGCCGCACCCACCAGATCCGCGTCCACATGGCCAGCAAGGGCTCGCCCTGCCTGGGCGACCCCGTCTACGGCGGCGGCGCCCCGGCCGCCCCGGTCAAGGCGGTGCTGGTCGAGACCGCCTTTTCCCGTCAGGCCCTGCACGCGGCCCTGCTGGGCTTCGTCCACCCGGTGACCGGCGAGACCCTGCGCTTCGAGACTCCCCTGCCGCCCGACATGGCCGCGGTCCAGGCGGGGCTGGAAGGCCTCTAG
- a CDS encoding TonB-dependent receptor, producing MRAIRTTSLAGASLLALTLAGQAFAADAPASTEVQEVVVTAQKREQSVLDVPIALTAYSGETLEALGLSEFEELGQFVPGFDVQNQSPNNPGFVMRGITSDSGEATTEPRVSVYQDGVSISKSRGSYVELFDLERVEIAKGPQSTLYGRGALIGAVNIIQAKARHEAGASLKIEGGDNGYALIEGVVNVPISDALAVRVAARSKKRDGYVENLLGGEDFNSTDTQAVRVAIAYDPGDRFKLDVLYNYQQDKPSGTSFKSLTYAPTDPTTGRVIGDLGRNSGAALSSVDGFENGQELGLNRRLWSLTALASYKLNDAFTLNSTSAYRYFTGEEVFDPDGFSLPMLTFAEDAQGKSASQEFRLNYDAGGRVTAFGGASWFWEDGSQRVPMLINEKIAGLFLSGALPRPGGLSLPVINAVAPAALPSARREEYTNYGETNSYDVFGDVTFKATDRLELTAGARYTYDDKTSGYGATMSSPSIIILSQTGTQRGLIVQPTLNGQAQYQDFTDNGVTYRLVARYKAADNTSLYGSVSTGRRPKVLAGSNGTPGAAATFREVAAEEVTSYEAGAKTALLDRRLTLEGAIYRYDYENFQTSQRDSNGQTIPLNAGEAKATGFEGQANFQATKNLLVFATYGYSHARFGNGLFDGNHFRLSPDHQASIGVKASVDTGVGRFTLIPTYTWQSEMFFDNNNDIAALQTTTGVIKDTVQDEKQKAYGLLNLRLTWQPENSPLTFGAFATNVLEQKYIKDAGNTGDAFGIPTFIAGEPRFVGVSVSIKR from the coding sequence ATGCGCGCCATCCGCACCACCTCGCTCGCCGGAGCCAGCCTGCTGGCCCTGACCCTCGCCGGCCAGGCGTTCGCCGCCGACGCCCCGGCCTCGACCGAAGTGCAAGAAGTGGTGGTCACCGCCCAGAAGCGCGAGCAGAGCGTGCTGGACGTGCCGATCGCGCTGACCGCCTATTCGGGCGAGACCCTCGAGGCCCTGGGCCTTTCGGAGTTCGAGGAACTGGGCCAGTTCGTGCCCGGCTTCGACGTGCAGAACCAGTCGCCCAACAACCCCGGCTTCGTGATGCGCGGCATCACCTCCGACAGCGGCGAGGCCACCACCGAGCCGCGCGTGTCGGTCTATCAGGACGGCGTGTCGATCTCGAAGTCGCGAGGCTCGTACGTCGAGCTGTTCGACCTGGAGCGGGTCGAGATCGCCAAGGGTCCGCAGTCCACCCTCTACGGCCGGGGCGCCCTGATCGGCGCGGTCAACATCATCCAGGCCAAGGCCAGGCACGAGGCCGGCGCCAGCCTGAAGATCGAGGGCGGCGACAACGGCTACGCCCTGATCGAGGGTGTCGTGAACGTGCCGATCAGCGACGCCCTGGCCGTGCGCGTGGCCGCCCGCTCCAAGAAGCGCGACGGCTATGTCGAGAACCTGTTGGGCGGCGAGGACTTCAACTCGACCGACACCCAGGCCGTGCGCGTCGCCATCGCCTACGACCCGGGCGACCGATTCAAGCTGGACGTGCTGTACAACTACCAGCAGGACAAGCCGTCGGGCACCTCGTTCAAGTCGCTGACCTACGCGCCGACCGACCCGACCACCGGCCGGGTGATCGGCGACCTGGGCCGCAATTCCGGGGCGGCCCTGTCCAGCGTCGACGGCTTCGAGAACGGCCAGGAACTGGGCCTGAACCGCCGCCTGTGGAGCCTGACGGCCCTGGCCAGCTACAAGCTCAACGACGCCTTCACGCTGAACTCGACCTCGGCCTACCGCTACTTCACCGGCGAGGAGGTGTTCGATCCGGACGGCTTCTCGCTGCCGATGCTGACCTTCGCCGAGGACGCCCAAGGCAAGTCGGCCAGCCAGGAATTCCGCCTCAACTACGACGCCGGCGGCCGCGTCACCGCCTTCGGCGGCGCCAGCTGGTTCTGGGAGGACGGCAGCCAGCGCGTGCCGATGCTGATCAACGAGAAGATCGCCGGCCTCTTCCTGAGCGGCGCCCTGCCGCGCCCGGGCGGCCTGTCGCTGCCGGTGATCAACGCCGTGGCCCCGGCGGCCCTGCCGTCGGCCCGCCGCGAGGAATACACCAACTACGGCGAGACCAACTCCTACGACGTGTTCGGCGACGTCACCTTCAAGGCCACCGACCGCCTCGAGCTGACCGCCGGCGCCCGCTACACCTACGACGACAAGACCAGCGGCTACGGCGCCACGATGAGCAGCCCGTCGATCATCATTCTGTCCCAGACGGGCACGCAGCGCGGCCTGATCGTGCAGCCCACCCTGAACGGCCAGGCGCAGTATCAGGACTTCACCGACAACGGCGTCACCTACCGCCTGGTGGCCCGCTACAAGGCGGCCGACAACACCAGCCTGTACGGCTCGGTCTCGACCGGCCGCCGGCCCAAGGTGCTGGCCGGCAGCAACGGGACGCCCGGCGCGGCGGCGACCTTCCGCGAAGTGGCCGCCGAGGAGGTCACCTCCTACGAGGCCGGCGCCAAGACCGCGCTGCTGGACCGCCGCCTGACCCTGGAAGGCGCGATCTACCGCTACGACTACGAGAACTTCCAGACCAGCCAGCGTGACTCCAACGGCCAGACGATCCCGCTGAACGCCGGCGAGGCCAAGGCCACCGGCTTCGAGGGCCAGGCCAACTTCCAGGCGACGAAGAACCTGCTGGTCTTCGCCACCTACGGCTACAGCCACGCCCGCTTCGGCAACGGCCTGTTCGACGGCAACCACTTCCGCCTGTCGCCCGACCACCAGGCCTCGATCGGCGTGAAGGCCTCGGTCGATACGGGCGTGGGCCGCTTCACCCTGATCCCGACCTACACCTGGCAGTCGGAGATGTTCTTCGACAACAACAACGACATCGCCGCCCTGCAGACCACCACCGGCGTGATCAAGGACACGGTCCAGGACGAGAAGCAGAAGGCCTACGGCCTGCTGAACCTGCGCCTGACCTGGCAGCCCGAGAACAGCCCGCTGACCTTCGGCGCCTTCGCCACCAACGTGCTGGAGCAGAAGTACATCAAGGACGCCGGCAACACCGGCGACGCCTTCGGCATCCCCACCTTCATCGCCGGCGAACCGCGCTTCGTGGGCGTGTCGGTGTCGATCAAGCGGTAG
- a CDS encoding dienelactone hydrolase family protein, translating into MDSANWGAKVVARSRVFKPAGLGPFPVALILHGCGGKTPFLETYAEVAVKAGYAAVVLDSFKPRGMSTIDGKLFVCTLMTLHGAKRAADIFGTLAWLKTQSWAQADQVFLAGWSHGAWTIMDAYAAGTSAPTATGLPDADPVALRRQVKGALLVYPYAAYPSMTSRRGWGPGAPPVWSVLGQKDGVVGWRFPKKALDRLTADGVKVDLKLYADATHAFDDDKANDPRAIYRPDLFQEVQDYFAAALKATAPPRPLFS; encoded by the coding sequence ATGGACAGCGCCAACTGGGGAGCCAAGGTCGTCGCGCGCTCGCGGGTGTTCAAGCCCGCGGGCCTGGGGCCCTTTCCCGTGGCGCTGATCCTGCACGGCTGCGGCGGCAAGACGCCGTTCCTAGAGACCTATGCCGAGGTCGCGGTGAAGGCGGGCTACGCCGCCGTGGTGCTCGACTCGTTCAAGCCGCGCGGCATGAGCACGATCGACGGCAAGCTCTTCGTCTGTACCCTGATGACCCTGCACGGGGCCAAGCGCGCGGCCGACATCTTCGGGACTCTGGCCTGGCTGAAGACGCAGAGCTGGGCGCAGGCCGACCAGGTGTTCCTGGCCGGCTGGAGCCACGGCGCCTGGACGATCATGGACGCCTACGCCGCCGGGACCTCGGCGCCCACGGCCACTGGCCTGCCCGACGCCGACCCGGTCGCCCTGCGCAGGCAGGTCAAGGGCGCGCTGCTGGTCTATCCGTATGCGGCCTATCCCTCGATGACCAGCCGGCGCGGCTGGGGCCCCGGCGCGCCGCCGGTGTGGTCGGTGCTGGGCCAGAAGGACGGCGTGGTCGGCTGGCGCTTCCCCAAGAAGGCGCTCGACCGCCTGACCGCCGACGGCGTGAAGGTCGACCTCAAGCTCTACGCCGACGCCACCCACGCCTTCGACGACGACAAGGCCAACGATCCCCGCGCCATCTACCGTCCCGACCTCTTTCAGGAGGTGCAGGACTATTTCGCCGCGGCCCTGAAGGCGACAGCGCCGCCACGGCCGCTGTTCAGCTAG
- the purH gene encoding bifunctional phosphoribosylaminoimidazolecarboxamide formyltransferase/IMP cyclohydrolase, giving the protein MPAAPDYPSAPDLVAPKRALLSVSDKTGLVEAAKVLHEAGVELVSTGGTKAAIAAAGLPVKDVSDLTGFPEMMDGRVKTLHPIVHGGLLGVRDAPEHAKAMADHGIGGIDILYVNLYPFEATVAKGGSYEECVENIDIGGPAMIRSAAKNHGYVCVCTDPADLAEVLEALKADGGASLALRKTLAARAYARTAAYDAAISAWFAAQLGQDFPARKSIAGTLRQTMRYGENPHQKAAFYTFPNPRTGVATTTQLQGKELSYNNINDTDAAFELIAEFDPAAGPAVAIIKHANPCGVALGATQREAYERALACDPTSAFGGIVATNTRLTREAAEAMVEIFTEVVIAPEADDDAIAVFAAKKNLRLLVTGGLPDPLSTGDTFKSVAGGFLVQSRDDARIKATDLKIVTQRQPTEEEIRDMLFAFQIGKHVKSNAIVYARAGQTLGIGAGQMNRKDSARIAALRAADFGLDLSGCACASEAFFPFADGLIQAAEAGATAIIQPGGSMRDAEVIEAADKLGLTMAFTGVRVFRH; this is encoded by the coding sequence GTGCCCGCCGCCCCCGACTATCCGTCCGCCCCCGATCTCGTCGCCCCCAAGCGCGCCCTGCTGTCGGTCTCCGACAAGACGGGCCTCGTCGAGGCGGCCAAGGTCCTGCACGAGGCGGGCGTCGAGCTGGTCTCGACCGGCGGCACCAAGGCGGCCATCGCCGCGGCCGGCCTGCCGGTGAAGGACGTGTCGGACCTGACCGGCTTCCCCGAGATGATGGACGGCCGGGTCAAGACCCTGCACCCCATCGTCCACGGCGGCCTGCTCGGCGTCCGCGACGCGCCCGAACACGCCAAGGCCATGGCCGACCACGGCATCGGCGGCATCGATATCCTCTACGTGAACCTCTATCCGTTCGAGGCCACCGTCGCGAAGGGCGGGTCCTACGAAGAGTGCGTCGAGAACATCGACATCGGCGGCCCGGCCATGATCCGCTCGGCGGCCAAGAACCACGGCTATGTCTGCGTCTGCACCGACCCTGCCGACCTGGCCGAAGTGCTCGAGGCCCTCAAGGCCGACGGCGGCGCGTCGCTGGCCCTGCGCAAGACCCTGGCGGCCCGCGCCTACGCCCGCACGGCGGCCTATGACGCGGCCATCTCGGCCTGGTTCGCCGCTCAGCTCGGCCAGGACTTCCCGGCCCGCAAGTCGATCGCCGGGACCTTGCGCCAGACCATGCGCTACGGCGAGAACCCGCACCAGAAAGCGGCCTTCTACACCTTCCCCAATCCCCGCACGGGCGTGGCCACCACCACGCAGCTGCAGGGCAAGGAACTCAGCTACAACAACATCAACGACACCGACGCGGCCTTCGAACTGATCGCCGAGTTCGACCCGGCCGCCGGTCCGGCCGTCGCCATCATCAAGCACGCCAACCCCTGCGGCGTGGCCCTGGGCGCCACCCAGCGCGAGGCCTACGAGCGGGCTCTCGCCTGCGACCCCACCTCGGCCTTCGGCGGCATCGTCGCCACCAACACCCGCCTGACGCGCGAGGCCGCCGAGGCCATGGTCGAGATCTTCACCGAGGTGGTGATCGCGCCCGAGGCCGACGACGACGCCATCGCCGTGTTCGCCGCCAAGAAGAACCTGCGCCTGCTGGTCACCGGCGGCCTGCCCGACCCGCTGTCGACCGGCGACACCTTCAAGAGCGTGGCCGGCGGCTTCCTCGTGCAATCCCGCGACGACGCGCGCATCAAGGCGACCGACCTGAAGATCGTCACCCAGCGCCAGCCGACGGAAGAAGAGATCCGCGACATGCTGTTCGCCTTCCAGATCGGCAAGCACGTCAAGTCCAACGCCATCGTCTACGCCCGCGCCGGCCAGACCCTGGGCATCGGCGCCGGCCAGATGAACCGCAAGGACTCGGCTCGCATCGCGGCGCTTCGCGCCGCCGACTTCGGCCTGGATCTTTCGGGCTGCGCCTGCGCCTCGGAAGCCTTCTTCCCGTTCGCCGACGGCCTGATCCAGGCCGCCGAAGCCGGCGCCACGGCGATCATCCAGCCCGGCGGCTCCATGCGCGACGCCGAGGTCATCGAGGCCGCCGACAAGCTCGGCCTCACAATGGCCTTCACCGGCGTGCGAGTGTTCCGCCACTAA
- a CDS encoding IS5 family transposase — MSVKATGQLGFGEIGAGRRAGSAALDRVSALVDWSGFEKALAGLREDGPGRPGYRPLLLFKALLLQAWYGLSDAELEFRLGDSLSFSRFVGLSLEDAVPDHTTLCRFRNRLVSQRLLERLFDELDRQLEGAGLVLKQGAMLDATLIEAATPRPRGGPDALAKARDPDAAFAKHKGKSGSTYGYKAHVNVDQGSGLVRAVITTPANVNDTVPADALIRGDEAAVYADKAYDTHARRDRLKQAGVKPRLMRRPNRYHPLSDRQKRLNDLIARRRAAVETTFATWKRRMGLTRVRYLGMAKAAGQVLLTAMAFNLRRAAILTA; from the coding sequence ATGTCGGTGAAGGCGACGGGCCAGCTTGGATTTGGAGAGATCGGCGCTGGTCGCCGGGCGGGCAGCGCGGCGTTGGATCGAGTGTCGGCGCTGGTGGACTGGTCGGGCTTCGAGAAGGCCCTGGCGGGTCTTCGCGAGGATGGCCCGGGACGTCCGGGCTACCGGCCGCTGCTGCTGTTCAAGGCGCTCCTGCTGCAGGCCTGGTACGGGTTATCGGACGCTGAGCTGGAGTTCCGGCTGGGCGACAGCCTTTCGTTCAGCCGGTTTGTGGGGCTGAGCCTGGAGGACGCGGTTCCCGATCACACGACGCTGTGCCGGTTTCGTAACCGGTTGGTGAGCCAGCGATTGCTCGAGCGGCTGTTCGACGAGCTGGATCGCCAGTTGGAAGGCGCGGGCCTGGTGCTCAAGCAGGGCGCGATGCTGGACGCCACCTTGATCGAGGCGGCCACGCCACGTCCCCGGGGCGGTCCCGATGCCCTGGCGAAGGCCAGGGACCCCGACGCGGCCTTCGCCAAGCACAAGGGCAAGTCTGGCTCGACCTACGGCTACAAGGCCCACGTGAATGTCGATCAGGGCTCGGGCTTGGTGCGGGCGGTGATCACCACCCCCGCAAACGTCAACGACACCGTCCCGGCCGACGCCCTGATCCGGGGCGACGAGGCGGCCGTCTACGCCGACAAGGCCTATGACACCCACGCTCGCCGCGATCGGCTCAAGCAGGCCGGCGTGAAGCCCAGACTGATGCGCCGCCCCAACCGCTATCATCCCCTGAGCGATCGCCAGAAGCGCCTTAACGACCTGATCGCCCGTCGTCGCGCCGCCGTGGAAACCACTTTCGCCACCTGGAAGCGCCGCATGGGTCTGACGCGGGTTCGCTATCTGGGGATGGCCAAGGCCGCCGGCCAAGTGCTGCTCACCGCCATGGCCTTCAACCTGCGCCGCGCCGCCATCCTGACGGCCTGA
- a CDS encoding NAD(P)-dependent oxidoreductase: MDSFPAYFPLAGRKVVIAGTGEGAEAKARLFDGSPATLVRLDGHAAFLPGSYSGAVLAFVSSADEVFAQAAARAARAAGVLVNVVDKPDMCDFNTPAVIDRGEVVAAVGTGGAAPVLATMLRSDIEAQVPEGAGRVAALMRNFQSEVRGALPTLHERRAFLREALSGEAAQAAMTGDMEKAGVLFREALARNVKKEGKVRFVAGKGPADLLTLRAVRALSAADVLVVDEAADPEVVTMARRDAHRLSPSEATPQHLIELAQSGRQVVRLVAAPVEAADIQALAAAGVAVEVLLAAPAN, translated from the coding sequence TTGGACTCCTTCCCCGCCTATTTCCCCCTCGCCGGCCGCAAGGTGGTGATCGCCGGAACCGGCGAGGGCGCCGAGGCCAAGGCCCGGTTGTTCGACGGCTCGCCCGCCACCCTGGTGCGCCTCGACGGCCATGCGGCGTTCCTGCCCGGCTCCTACAGCGGGGCCGTGCTGGCCTTCGTCTCCAGCGCCGACGAGGTGTTCGCCCAAGCCGCCGCCCGCGCCGCGCGCGCCGCCGGCGTGCTGGTCAACGTCGTCGACAAGCCCGACATGTGCGACTTCAACACCCCCGCCGTCATCGATCGCGGCGAGGTGGTGGCGGCCGTCGGCACCGGCGGCGCCGCGCCCGTCCTGGCCACCATGCTGCGCTCGGACATCGAGGCCCAGGTGCCCGAGGGCGCCGGCCGCGTGGCCGCCCTGATGCGCAACTTCCAGAGCGAGGTGCGCGGCGCCCTGCCCACCCTGCACGAACGCCGCGCCTTCCTGCGCGAAGCCCTCTCCGGCGAAGCGGCCCAGGCGGCCATGACCGGCGACATGGAAAAGGCCGGCGTGCTGTTCCGCGAGGCCCTGGCCCGGAACGTGAAGAAGGAAGGCAAGGTCCGCTTCGTGGCCGGCAAGGGGCCCGCCGACCTGCTGACTCTCCGAGCGGTCAGGGCGCTGTCGGCCGCCGACGTGCTGGTCGTCGACGAAGCCGCCGATCCCGAAGTCGTCACCATGGCCCGCCGCGACGCCCACCGCCTGTCGCCGTCCGAGGCCACGCCGCAGCATCTCATCGAGCTCGCCCAAAGCGGCCGCCAGGTCGTGCGCCTCGTCGCCGCCCCGGTCGAGGCCGCCGACATCCAGGCGCTGGCGGCGGCGGGCGTGGCGGTCGAGGTGCTGCTGGCCGCGCCGGCCAACTAA
- a CDS encoding (2Fe-2S)-binding protein, whose protein sequence is MAASLDVNGKTVSVQAEPDTPLLWVLRDELGLTGTKFGCGLAQCGACTVHVNGDPVRSCVTPIAALSGARITTIEGLGGAHPLQQAWVKLDVPQCGYCQSGQIMSAAALLAASKAPSDEDIDAAMGGNICRCGAYQRIRAAIKEAATSAAAPAVAAPPAVAAKPAQAEADVDEAISAASGATSRVQRGEVR, encoded by the coding sequence ATGGCGGCGAGCTTGGACGTCAACGGCAAGACGGTGTCGGTGCAGGCCGAGCCCGACACGCCGCTCCTGTGGGTGCTGCGCGACGAGCTGGGCCTGACGGGCACGAAGTTCGGCTGCGGCCTGGCCCAGTGCGGGGCCTGCACGGTGCATGTGAACGGCGACCCGGTGCGCTCGTGCGTGACGCCGATCGCCGCGCTTTCCGGCGCCAGGATCACCACCATCGAGGGCCTGGGCGGCGCCCATCCGCTGCAGCAGGCCTGGGTGAAGCTGGACGTGCCGCAGTGCGGCTACTGCCAGTCGGGCCAGATCATGTCGGCCGCCGCCCTGCTGGCGGCGAGCAAGGCGCCCAGCGACGAGGACATCGACGCGGCCATGGGCGGCAACATCTGTCGCTGCGGCGCCTATCAGCGGATCCGGGCGGCGATCAAGGAGGCGGCGACCAGCGCGGCCGCCCCGGCGGTCGCCGCGCCGCCGGCCGTCGCCGCCAAGCCCGCCCAGGCCGAAGCCGATGTCGACGAGGCGATCTCGGCCGCCTCCGGCGCCACCTCGCGGGTGCAGCGCGGAGAGGTGC